In Trichoderma atroviride chromosome 2, complete sequence, one DNA window encodes the following:
- a CDS encoding uncharacterized protein (EggNog:ENOG41), with the protein MAAQPATPPVMLRRPNGRMQACDPCRSRKVACDHQQPVCRRCISRSQEDECVYTSSLPRKPLSLKPLSSRKPGIAAGAIRTTTYTSNSSDSSLHVEASTPSTAGLGPSRRPGSAEGYRSLRRAEFRRQANTPIHDARTVTSPLGPSHTAYPFESPVDHAGRRTQSISHELASSTATPGSHLLSERASTPAKDQEPGYLGYISHSSVLQETENSLSMIQGFQAFLPQLANNDLRQNVEELRNRYSPTKEMCLVVLRGIPAPNVGLIEANKDSPLYRDGWLRMVATRVLSDLHERFGSCLGLCREDSQLEEIALFLSENTAKPFQEDEPDSEKWIGQFTGPNLRWESIGLIFSFVYFLPEDHNMFDYMYDAGGKQWSQISRVCLGLCIDLSRRFASANSLLAQLYMRRSTKESIYTGDASYSSWGTGAESVALATFLGLHAESNSPSYEPSLASEHRRLLFAQMFVGEKHAVLFTGRPPRLSHRYAFTPLPLDLRDEDLLQGGDAIKEAVKSLDKNGWNTSGKVYAATFTRARYILSLLRDELIEIGIGKATQKVANALLRDVKERQIEAVKEFPSGLDYNPSDLAHPEANINVLFARILLQLEQLQNLFLIERLLLKHGEMNKSSLLPISYRLVELTLLFWTHKDRFASFRNDFEWLVMAFATPSGGILCMELLNPSFKGSHPKNPSITRSNIIQQLSLLIGFLEWIDPSRPNGSMCVTTSAVMRRVLDHVLNAGSDGMSWQPDTIDDMQLDFNFELFDTFDWMKPDVLTN; encoded by the exons ATGGCTGCACAGCCAGCGACGCCGCCGGTCATGCTCCGTAGGCCAAATGGGCGGATGCAAGCCTGTGATCCATGCCGTTCACGCAAAGTGGCCTGCGATCACCAGCAGCCGGTTTGCAGGCGCTGCATTAGCAGAAGCCAGGAGGACGAGTGTGTCTACACGTCTTCACTCCCTCGGAAGCCGCTGTCCTTGAAGCCGCTGTCATCGCGCAAGCCGGGTATCGCAGCCGGAGCTATCCGTACTACGACTTACACCAGTaacagcagcgacagcagcctTCACGTTGAGGCGTCTACTCCGAGCACGGCCGGACTGGGGCCGAGCCGGCGGCCTGGATCCGCCGAGGGGTACAGATCACTGCGTCGTGCAGAGTTTCGGCGACAGGCCAATACGCCCATTCATGATGCCCGAACGGTGACGTCGCCCTTGGGGCCGTCGCATACTGCCTATCCCTTTGAGTCACCCGTGGACCATGCTGGACGTCGTACCCAGTCGATCAGCCACGAACTTGCTTCGAGTACCGCAACCCCAGGGAGCCATCTCCTCTCGGAAAGGGCGTCTACCCCAGCAAAAGACCAAGAGCCAGGGTACTTGGGGTACATCAGCCACTCTTCAGTGCTGCAAGAGACTGAGAACAGCCTGTCCATGATTCAGGGGTTCCAAGCATTCTTACCCCAGCTAGCAAACAATGACTTGAGACAGAATGTTGAAGAGCTCAGAAACCGTTATTCGCCCACAAAGGAGATGTGCCTTGTGGTGCTTCGAGGGATTCCTGCTCCAAATGTGGGCCTCATCGAGGCCAATAAAGACTCTCCGCTCTATCGGGATGGCTGGCTGAGGATGGTTGCAACGCGCGTGCTTTCCGATTTGCATGAAAGGTTCGGTTCTTGCCTGGGACTCTGCCGGGAAGACTCTCAGCTTGAAGAAATTGCCCTGTTTCTGAGCGAGAATACCGCCAAACCGTTTCAGGAGGACGAGCCGGATTCCGAAAAATGGATTGGCCAGTTTACAGGACCCAACCTAAGATGGGAGTCAATTGGGTTAATTTTTAGTTTTGTATACTTTCTACCTGAAGACCATAATATGTTCGATTACATGTATGATGCGGGCGGGAAACAATGGTCGCAGATTTCTCGTGTCTGTCTTGGCCTTTGTATCGACCTGAGCAGGAGGTTTGCGTCGGCGAATAGTCTGTTGGCCCAACTCTACATGCGCCGGTCTACAAAGGAATCCATATATACTGGGGATGCTA GCTATTCCTCATGGGGGACCGGAGCAGAGTCGGTGGCCTTGGCGACCTTTCTTGGTTTACATGCTGAGTCAAACTCCCCTTCTTACGAACCGTCATTGGCTTCCGAACATCGGCGACTCCTTTTTGCTCAGATGTTTGTTGGAGAGAAGCACGCGGTGCTGTTCACAGGTCGGCCACCTCGATTATCGCATCGATATGCGTTTACCCCTCTCCCTCTGGATCTCCGGGACGAGGATCTGCTGCAAGGTGGAGACGCTATCAAAGAAGCTGTGAAATCTCTCGACAAGAATGGATGGAACACGAGTGGAAAGGTGTACGCCGCAACCTTCACCCGAGCGAGATACATCCTATCGCTTTTACGAGATGAGCTGATTGAGATTGGCATTGGCAAGGCAACGCAAAAGGTTGCTAATGCTCTCCTTCG GGATGTCAAAGAACGGCAGATTGAGGCCGTAAAGGAATTTCCTTCAGGGTTAGACTATAATCCCTCTGATCTTGCGCATCCCGAAGCAAACATCAACGTGCTATTTGCGCGAATACTATTACAGCTTGAGCAACTGCAGAATCTGTTTCTGATTGAAAGGCTGCTATTGAAGCACGGGGAAATGAACAAATCTAGTCTGCTTCCAATTAGTTATCGGCTCGTTGAGTTGACGTTGCTCTTCTGGACGCACAAGGATCGCTTTGCCTCTTTTAGGAACGACTTTGAGTGGCTG GTCATGGCTTTTGCAACTCCTAGCGGAGGTATACTCTGCATGGAGCTACTGAACCCTTCCTTCAAAGGCAGCCATCCGAAGAACCCCTCGATAACGCGGTCGAACATTATACAGCAACTTAGCCTCCTGATAGGCTTCCTTGAATGGATCGATCCTTCTAGGCCAAACGGCAGCATGTGCGTGACTACCAGTGCCGTCATGAGGCGCGTGCTGGATCATGTTCTCAACGCTGGCAGCGATGGCATGAGCTGGCAGCCGGACACCATTGATGATATGCAGCTTGACTTTAACTTTGAGCTCTTTGATACGTTTGACTGGATGAAGCCGGACGTTCTGACTAATTAG
- a CDS encoding uncharacterized protein (EggNog:ENOG41) has protein sequence MPLGLSSKKTSSLAAKPEAMSSEVTLVDSSHTRSDKQAAAGPSSKKTKMTWKEARAQCKKEENWETRVRAMGY, from the exons ATGCCTCTCGGACTCTCATCAAAAAAGACTTCCTCGCTGGCTGCTAAGCCTGAAGCAATGTCTTCCGAAGTAACCTTGGTTGACTCTTCGCATACACGGTCGGATaaacaagctgcagctg GTCctagcagcaagaagacgaagatgacatGGAAAGAGGCTCGAGCCCAGtgcaagaaagaggaaaactGGGAAACCCGAGTACGTGCGATGGGatattaa
- a CDS encoding uncharacterized protein (EggNog:ENOG41), which produces MEIQRATSLTKIDIAGRDFTFEISAEVAKPYDALLRDDTIVTNPVPTIKKDFGFDESEFENIKDHDAALFTIVENEMVYGYIHATRSWNNMVEIRWIVLDVSIRGHGYGKMLLDEVVKWARQLGVAGVRLESQSNNVAACRFYKRYGFKFGGYDEYLYRGIPQNKQETALFWYYMLE; this is translated from the coding sequence ATGGAAATACAAAGGGCAACAAGTTTAACGAAAATTGACATCGCGGGCCGAGACTTCACTTTTGAGATATCCGCCGAAGTAGCCAAGCCCTACGATGCGCTCTTGCGAGACGACACAATAGTTACCAACCCTGTTCCGAcaattaaaaaagattttgGATTTGACGAGTCCGAGTTTGAGAATATCAAAGACCATGATGCGGCTTTGTTTACTATAGTGGAGAATGAAATGGTGTACGGATACATACATGCAACAAGGTCTTGGAATAACATGGTGGAGATTCGTTGGATTGTGTTAGATGTGAGCATTCGCGGCCATGGGTACGGCAAAATGCTTCTGGATGAGGTGGTGAAGTGGGCTCGCCAGCTAGGAGTTGCTGGAGTTCGCCTAGAGTCGCAATCGAATAATGTCGCGGCATGCCGCTTTTATAAGCGATACGGATTCAAGTTTGGCGGCTACGACGAGTATTTGTACAGAGGAATTCCGCAGAATAAGCAAGAGACGGCCTTATTCTGGTACTACATGCTCGAATAA